The Acanthochromis polyacanthus isolate Apoly-LR-REF ecotype Palm Island chromosome 17, KAUST_Apoly_ChrSc, whole genome shotgun sequence genome has a window encoding:
- the thoc2 gene encoding THO complex subunit 2, translating into MATLILPGEWIKNWEKSGKHEFVQLCKELTEKTDHGSEIRDIQAALYELCWQVVQGNLKLDLVASVLGDMMELRDDMPSILADVFSILDLETGALEEKNKRDHYTQLVGACLFFVPEAILKERLDPETLESLGLIKQAHQFNQKIVKIKTKLFYKQQKFNLLREENEGYAKLITELGQDLSGNITSHVVLESIKSLIGCFNLDPNRVLDIILEVYESRSDQDEFFLSLIKSYMCEPLTLCHILGFKFKFYQEPNEETPKSLYHIAAALLHHNLIELEDLYVHLMPLDATIIEEHKRDISEAKQIARKLVMVVLPSEKNEDKEKEKEKEEEKNERPPDNQKLGLLEALLRIGDWHHAQSIMDQMPSFYATSHKAIALALCQLVHLTVEPLYRRAGVPKGARGCVMHPLRNKRAPRPAENFEDLRRDTFSMLCYLGPHLSHDPILFAKIVRLGKAFMKEYQSDGRPDVKDKMDTLLSCFLSIADQVLLPSLSLMECNACMSEELWGLFKLFPYQHRYRLYGQWKNETYSSHPLLVKVKAQTVERAKYIMKRLTKENVKQSGRQIGKLSHSNPTILFDYMLSQIQWYDNLIVPVVDSLKYLTSLNYDVLAYCIIEALANPEKEKMKHDDTTISSWLQSLASLCGAVFRKYPIELAGLLQYVTNQLKAGKSFDLLILKEVVQKMAGIEITDEMTSEQLEAMTGGEQLKAEGGYFGQIRNTKKSSQRLKDALLDHELALPLCLLMAQQRNGVVFLEGGEKHLKLVGHLYDQCHDTLVQFGGFLASNLSTEDYIKRVPSIDILCNQFHTPHDAAFFLSRPMYAHQILSKYDELKKAEKGNRQQQKVHKYVAACEQVMTPVHEAVVSLHQARVWDDLRPQFYATFWSLTMYDLAVPHSAYEREVNKLKVQIKAIEENPEIPLNKKKKEKERCTALQEKLQEEEKKQLEHVQRVLHRLKLEKDNWLLAKSTKNETITKFLQLCLFPRCIFSSIDAVYCARFVELVHQQKTPNFCTLLCYDRVFSAIIYTVASCTENESHRYGRFLCCMLETVTRWHSDRATYEKECVNYPGFLTIFRATGFDGGNKADQLDYENFRHVVHKWHYMLTKASVHCLETGDYTHIRNILIVLTKILPCYPKVLNLGQALECRVHKICLEEKDKRPDLYALAMGYSGRLKSQKVHMVPENEFHHKEQPARSATPASQQNGPGSTGKPATSTSKTEEGTSEDGDRGKDKSQGTAKPVNKANSAAAKVTTSNGNGALNSTKAVKERDDKEKSGKEKKEKKEKTPGSTPETKAENRREKQRDERAGKEERVAREGKEKTPKADREKVKPDEKSSKDDKAKAGNGEPMEPSRERDAIKESKSKEKGDRSAVAGSLKSPVPRSESAESERDHKRRKLDSHSSPSHSSSVKDNSIEPKEATSKHHINFNSVARSKSREREPEKKDSENTQGRSKEKKEEKDRKDRKRDHTVNDHETSQESKRRKDENGTNSSKNSKSTSPSCDSPLSAEKEKSKRSKSSSKEKAESVKPERTSSGGKKESRHDKEKSEKKEKRDSSGGKEEKKHHKSSDKHR; encoded by the exons CGTACAACTCTGCAAAGAACTTACAGAGAAAACCGatcatggaagtgaaattagag ACATACAGGCTGCCTTATATGAGCTTTGCTGGCAAGTTGTACAAGGAAATCTGAAGTTGGATCTTGTCGCCAGCGTCCTTGGGGACATGATG GAACTCCGAGATGACATGCCATCAATTTTAGCAGATGTGTTCAGTATACTAG aTTTAGAGACTGGTGcactggaagaaaaaaacaagcgtGACCATTACACACAGTTGGTGGGAGCGTGTTTG ttttttgttccaGAGGCCATCCTGAAAGAAAGACTGGATCCAGAAACCCTTGAATCCCTTGGACTTATAAAACAAGCCCATCAGTTTAATCAGAAGATTGTAAAAATCAAGACTAAACTATT TTACAAGCAGCAAAAGTTTAACTTGCTAAGGGAGGAGAATGAAGGCTACGCCAAGCTAATTACTGAGCTTGGCCAAGACCTGTCTGGCAACATCACCAGCCACGTCGTCCTGGAGAGCATCAAGTCCCTCATAG GATGTTTCAACTTGGATCCTAACCGTGTGTTGGACATAATCTTGGAGGTATATGAGAGTCGATCTGACCAAGATGAGTTCTTCCTGTCCCTCATCAAGTCCTACATGTGTGAGCCACTCACACTGTGCCACATTCTGGGCTTTAAGTTCAAATTCTACCAG GAGCCTAATGAGGAAACGCCCAAGTCACTTTACCAcattgctgctgctctgcttcacCATAACCTGATAGAGCTGGAGGATCTCTACGTACAT CTTATGCCACTAGATGCCACCATCATAGAGGAACACAAACGAGATATCTCAGAGGCCAAGCAGATTGCTCGCAAGCTGGTTATGGTTGTGTTGCCctcagagaaaaatgaagacaaagaaaaggagaaagaaaaggaagaggagaagaatgAGAGG CCACCTGATAACCAGAAGCTCGGTCTGTTGGAGGCGCTGCTTAGGATTGGAGACTGGCACCACGCCCAGAGCATTATGGACCAGATGCCTTCCTTCTATGCTACTTCTCACAAGGCCATTGCACTGGCGCTTTGCCAGCTTGTCCACCTGACTGTGGAGCCTCTGTACAGAAG GGCTGGCGTTCCAAAAGGGGCTAGGGGTTGTGTAATGCATCCACTGAGGAACAAGCGGGCCCCTCGACCTGCAGAGAACTTTGAGGACCTACGCAGGGACACATTCAGCATGCTCTGCTACTTAGGCCCTCATCTCTCCCATGACCCGATCCTCTTTGCCAAAATTGTGCGTCTGGGCAAGGCCTTCATGAAAGAG TACCAAAGTGATGGCAGACCTGATGTCAAAGACAAAATG GATACATTGTTGAGTTGCTTCTTGAGCATTGCAGACCAGGTGCTACTCCCCTCTCTCTCGCTGATGGAGTGTAATGCTTGCATGTCTGAGGAACTCTGGGGTCTCTTCAAGCTCTTTCCCTACCAGCACAG GTACCGGTTATATGGCCAATGGAAGAATGAGACGTATTCCAGCCATCCGCTGTTGGTTAAAGTCAAAGCTCAGACTGTGGAAAGGGCCAAATACATAATGAA GCGGTTGACCAAAGAGAATGTGAAACAATCTGGAAGACAGATTGGCAAGCTTAGCCATAGCAATCCCACCATCCTCTTTGATTAT ATGCTGTCTCAGATCCAATGGTACGACAACCTTATCGTCCCAGTGGTGGACTCCTTGAAGTACCTTACATCCCTCAACTACGATGTCTTGGCCT ATTGCATCATTGAGGCTCTTGCCAACCCTGAGAAGGAAAAGATGAAGCACGATGACACCACCATCTCCTCCTGGCTTCAGA GCCTGGCAAGTCTGTGTGGAGCCGTGTTCAGAAAATATCCAATTGAGTTGGCTGGCCTCCTTCAATATGTCACCAATCAGCTAAAAGCAGGGAAGAG ttttgATCTGCTCATCCTGAAAGAGGTGGTACAGAAAATGGCTGGCATTGAAATCACAGATGAGATGACCTCAGAACAGTTAGAGGCCATGACAGGAGGGGAGCAGCTCAAAGCAGAG GGTGGGTACTTCGGCCAAATCaggaacacaaaaaaatcatcgCAGCGTCTGAAGGATGCGTTGCTGGACCACGAACTAGCCCTGCCATTGTGTCTACTCATGGCTCAGCAGCGAAATGGTGTGGTTTTCTTGGAAGGTGGAGAGAAACACCTAAAACTTGTTGGTCATCTCTATGACCAG TGCCATGACACATTGGTGCAGTTTGGGGGCTTTTTGGCCTCCAACCTCAGCACAGAAGACTACATCAAGCGTGTTCCCTCCATCGACATCCTTTGTAACCAGTTCCACACTCCACATGATGCTGCATTCTTCCTGTCTCGGCCAATGTACGCCCATCAGATTTTA TCTAAGTACGATGAActtaaaaaggcagaaaaaggaaACCGGCAGCAGCAGAAGGTACACAAGTATGTGGCGGCCTGTGAACAGGTGATGACACCAGTGCATGAGGCTGTGGTATCCCTGCATCAAGCCAGGGTCTGGGATGATCTCCGCCCGCAGTTCTACGCCACATTCTGGTCCCTCACCATGTACGACTTGGCCGTTCCACACTCAGCCTACGAGCGCGAAGTCAACAAGCTCAAGGTCCAGATCAAGGCCATCGAGGAGAACCCTGAGATC CCcttaaataagaaaaagaaggagaaggaacGCTGCACCGCCCTGCAGGAAAAActacaggaggaggagaagaaacagCTGGAGCACGTCCAAAGAGTTTTACACCGCCTCAAACTGGAGAAAGACAACTGGTTGTTGGCCA AGTCCACAAAGAACGAGACCATAACAAAGttcctgcagctctgtctgTTCCCTCGCTGCATCTTCTCTTCCATCGATGCTGTGTACTGTGCCCGCTTTGTGGAGCTGGTTCACCAGCAGAAGACGCCCAACTTCTGCACCCTCCTGTGCTATGACAGG GTGTTCTCTGCTATCATTTACACTGTGGCCAGCTGTACAGAGAATGAGTCTCACCGCTACGGACGCTTCCTGTGCTGCATGTTGGAGACGGTGACCCGCTGGCACAGTGACCGTGCAACCTATGAGAAG GAGTGCGTCAATTACCCCGGCTTCCTGACCATCTTCAGAGCCACAGGCTTTGATGGCGGAAACAAAGCTGATCAACTAGATTACGAAAACTTCAGACATGTGGTGCATAAATGGCACTACATGTTGACGAAA GCTTCAGTTCACTGCCTGGAAACAGGAGATTACACCCACATCCGGAACATTCTAATCGTGCTCACCAAGATCCTGCCCTGTTACCCAAAGGTCCTGAACCTAGGCCAAGCGCTGGAGTGCCGTGTTCACAAGATCTGCCTTGAGGAGAAGGATAAGAGGCCAGACCTCTATGCCTTAGCAATGGG TTATTCAGGCCGGTTGAAAAGCCAGAAGGTGCACATGGTTCCTGAGAACGAGTTTCACCACAAGGAGCAGCCAGCGCGCAGTGCCACACCCGCCAGTCAACAGAACGGCCCCGGCAGCACGGGCAAGCCTGCCACCAGCACCAGCAAGACAGAGGAGGGGACGTCAGAGGATGGCG ATCGGGGCAAGGATAAATCTCAGGGGACCGCAAAGCCAGTGAACAAAGCCAACAGTGCAGCAGCCAAAGTGACCACCAGCAACGGGAATGGTGCTCTCAACAG CACCAAAGCTGTTAAAGAGCGGGACGACAAAGAGAAGAGCGGgaaggagaaaaaagagaaaaaggaaaagacacCAGGCAGCACTCCTGAGACAAAGGCGGAGAACCGTCGGGAGAAGCAGAGAGACGAGAGAGCAGGGAAGGAAGAGCGGGTGGCACGTGAGGGTAAGGAGAAGACCCCCAAGGCAGACAGGGAGAAAGTGAAACCAGACGAGAAGAGCAGCAAAGACGACAAGGCCAAAGCCGGCAACGGGGAGCCAATGGAACCGTCCAGAGAGCGCGATGCCATCAAGGAGTCCAAGAGCAAGGAGAAAGGAGACAGGAGTGCTGTGGCTGGGTCCCTCAAGTCACCAGTTCCCAGATCAGAGTCAGCTGAATCTGAGAGGG ATCACAAAAGACGAAAGCTCGACAGTCACTCTTCCCCGTCCCACTCCTCGTCTGTTAAG GACAATAGCATCGAACCCAAGGAGGCCACATCCAAG CACCACATCAACTTCAATTCAGTTGCCCGGTCCaagagcagagagagggagcCGGAGAAGAAAGATTCAGAGAACACACAAGGCCGATCCaaagagaagaaggaagaaaaggatcgcaaagacaggaagaga GACCACACTGTCAATGACCACGAGACAAGCCAAGAATCTAAACGCAGAAAGGATGAGAATGGAACCA ATTCCTCCAAAAACAGCAAGAGCACAAGTCCTTCCTGCGACTCCCCACTGTCCGCTGAAAAGGAGAAGAGCAAAAGATCCAAATCATCCAGTAAAGAGAAGGCCGAGTCTGTGAAACCTGAACGAACGTCCTCTGGAGGCAAAAAG GAGTCCAGACACGATAAAGAGAagtctgaaaagaaagaaaaaagggacaGCAGCGgaggaaaggaagagaaaaagca TCATAAATCCTCTGACAAGCACAGATAA